A stretch of the Capsicum annuum cultivar UCD-10X-F1 chromosome 8, UCD10Xv1.1, whole genome shotgun sequence genome encodes the following:
- the LOC107839244 gene encoding BTB/POZ domain-containing protein POB1, with protein sequence MKDQNLDLFDPRTAVMDPEYSPTRTRDPDFGFAFNDSNFSDRLLQIEIMADPHSDSDSFHSQSLADWARNRKRRREDIKKDMALDITACPEEQVISCNQIDTEDVENENQDESVVAMIEEPHSGDEANNADDSSWNFDSPRVVKVKTLHISSPILAAKSPFFYKLFSNGMRESEQRQVTLRINASEEAALMELLNFMYSNTLTTNTAPALLDVLMAADKFEVASCMRYCSRQLRNLPMTPESALLYLELPSSVLMAEAVQPLTDAAEQFLAARYKDITKFQEEVMKLPLAGVEAILSSDDLQVASEDAVYDFVLKWTRTHYPQLEERREILGSRLGRCIRFPFMSCRKLRKVLACNDFDHEFASKLVLEALFYKAEAPHRQRTQAAEESSSTSRRFVERAYKYRPVKVVDFEHPRQQCVVYLDLKREECANLFPSGRVYSQAFHLGGQGFFLSAHCNMDQQSSFHCFGLFLGMQEKGSVTFAVDYEFAARTKPGEEYVSKYKGNYTFTGGKAVGYRNLFAIPWTSFIAEDSPYFTNGTLHLRAELTIRS encoded by the exons ATGAAGGATCAGAATTTGGATCTTTTCGATCCGAGAACCGCAGTAATGGACCCGGAATACTCTCCGACCCGAACCCGTGACCCGGATTTCGGGTTCGCCTTCAACGATAGTAACTTCTCCGATCGTCTCTTGCAGATcgagattatggctgacccacaCTCCGATTCAGATAGCTTTCACTCACAGAGTTTAGCTGATTGGGCCCGTAATCGTAAACGACGTAGAGAAGATATCAAGAAGGACATGG CACTGGATATCACTGCTTGTCCTGAAGAGCAGGTTATAAGTTGTAACCAAATTGATACTGAAGATGTTGAGAACGAAAATCAAGATGAATCAGTTGTTGCAATGATCGAAGAACCACACTCAG GAGATGAAGCTAATAATGCTGATGATTCATCTTGGAACTTCGATTCTCCAAGAGTTGTTAAAGTAAAAACCTTACACATCAGCTCCCCCATTTTAGCAGCAAAGAGCCCTTTCTTTTACAAG CTATTCTCCAATGGGATGAGGGAGTCTGAGCAAAGACAAGTAACTCTTAGAATTAATGCTTCAG AGGAAGCCGCACTGATGGAGCTCCTGAATTTTATGTATAGCAATACATTGACCACTAATACTGCACCTGCTTTGCTGGATGTACTCATGGCGGCCGACAAGTTTGAAGTTGCTTCTTGCATGCGGTATTGTAGCAGGCAACTGCGTAATTTACCTATGACTCCAGAGTCTGCTTTGCTGTATTTGGAGCTTCCTTCTAGCGTCCTGATGGCTGAAGCAGTTCAGCCTTTGACTGATGCCGCAGAACAATTCCTAGCTGCAAGATACAAAGATATTACCAA GTTTCAGGAAGAGGTCATGAAGTTGCCTCTTGCTGGAGTAGAGGCTATTTTGTCCAGTGATGATCTCCAGGTAGCATCAGAGGATGCAGTGTACGACTTTGTGTTGAAGTGGACAAGGACTCATTATCCACAGTTAGAAGAACGGCGAGAAATCCTTGGTTCACGACTTGGTCGTTGCATCCGTTTTCCTTTCATGAGCTGTAGAAAGCTTCGGAAGGTTCTGGCATGTAATGACTTTGATCATGAATTTGCATCCAAGCTTGTGCTTGAGGCTCTCTTTTATAAAGCTGAGGCTCCTCATCGTCAGCGAACCCAGGCTGCAGAAGAATCATCCTCCACTAGTCGTCGTTTCGTGGAGCGTGCTTACAAGTATCGACCTGTCAAGGTGGTTGATTTTGAACATCCACGGCAACAATGTGTAGTCTACCTGGATCTTAAGCGGGAGGAATGTGCTAACCTATTTCCTTCAGGAAGAGTGTATTCTCAAGCATTTCATTTAGGAGGACAGGGTTTTTTCCTGTCTGCACATTGCAACATGGATCAGCAAAGCTCTTTCCACTGTTTTGGTCTCTTTCTGGGGATGCAGGAAAAGGGTTCGGTGACTTTTGCTGTTGATTATGAATTTGCAGCAAGAACAAAACCAGGGGAGGAATATGTCAGCAAGTACAAAGGTAACTACACTTTTACAGGGGGCAAGGCAGTTGGCTACCGCAATCTATTTGCCATaccatggacttctttcatcgcTGAGGACAGTCCATATTTCACCAATGGTACACTCCACCTCAGGGCTGAACTTACTATCAGGAGTTGA